The Eleutherodactylus coqui strain aEleCoq1 chromosome 6, aEleCoq1.hap1, whole genome shotgun sequence genome window below encodes:
- the LOC136571823 gene encoding mucin-4-like — MGSWLVLLACMVFMAQSDEPPDTVVESSAQNTTDLQHSNTLQITNTTTSANESKNDTNVQTVTEMYDEAEKTPVSVSEPPQGPASNKLAEDVTKKSTDIPVTADNSKPVESTTWSMKADSSEVPLNSFSNKPVDGVTEHYTAVPVTTDNNEPVKSPTESMNIDQPETPIGPASNKPEEGATEDANVVAVTTDNSSPVESNTRSMKVNSSESPLGPVSNKPGHVTEHYSEVPVTTDKTEILEFTTGYMKVDQTEAPIGPMSNKPEEGITDYANVVPVTTDNSELVESTTWFMKVNHSEAPIGPVSYKPIEGVTVDHTVALVTTSKALESTAVSMKVDPSEAPIGSLSDKPVDVTEHYSEIPMTTDNRESVESITRSMQVDQTKAPLGTISNKPEEDLTEDTNVILMTTDNSEPVESTTRSMKVDPSEAPLGPVSNKPGHVTQHYSEVPVTTDKTEILEFTTGYMKVDQTEAPIGPMSNKPEEGITDYANVVPVTTDNSEPVESTTRSMQVDPSKAPLDPISNKPVTEHYSEVPVTTDNSELVESTTWFMKVIHSEAPIGPVSYKPIEGVTVDHTVALVTTSEALESNAVSMKVDPSEAPIGSLSDKPVDVTEHYSEIPMTTDNRESVESITRSMQVDQTKAPLGTISNKPEEDLTEDTNVISMTTDNSEPVESTTRSMKVDPSEAPLGPVSNKPGHVTGHYSEVPVTKDKTEILEFTTGYMKVDQTEAPIGPMSNKPEEGITDYANVVPVTTDNSEPVESTTRSMQVDPSKAPLDPISNKPVTENYSEVPVTTDNSELVESTTWFMKVNHSEAPIGPVSYKPIEGVTVDHTVAPVTTSEALESTAVSMKVDPSEAPIGSLSDKPVDVTEHYSEIPMTTDNRESVESITRSMQVDQTKAPLGTISNKPEEDLTEDTNVISMTTDNSEPVESTTRSMKVDPSEAPLGPVSNKPGHVTEHYSEVPVTTDKTEILEFTTGYMKVDQTEAPIGPMSNKPEEGITDYANVVPVTTDNSEPVESTTRSMQVDPSKAPLDPISNKPVTEHYSEVPVTTDNSELVESTTWFMKVNHSEAPIGHVSYKPIEGVTVDHTVAAVTTSEALEYTAVSMKVDPSEAPIGSLINKPVDVTEHYSEIPMTTDNREPVESITRSMQVDQTEAPLGTISNKPEEDLTEDTNVISMTTDNSKPVESTTRSMKVDASEAPLGPVSNKPGHVTEHYSEVPVTTDNTEILEFTTGYVKVDQTEAPIGPMSNKPEEGITDDANVVPVTTDNSEPVESTTRSMQVDPSKAPLDPISNKPVTEHYSEVPVTTDNNEFVESSTWFMKVNRNEAPIDSVTNKPIEGVTVDHTVAPMTTSEALESTAVSMKVDPSEAPIGSLINKPIDVTEHYSEIPMTTDNREPVESITRSMQVDQTEAPLGTISNKLEEDLTEDTNVISMTTDNSEPVESTTRSMKVDASEAPLGPVSNKPGHVTEHYSEVPVTTDNTEILEFTTGYMKVDQTEAPIGPMSNKPEEGITDYANVVPVTTDNSEPVESTTRSMQVDPSRAPLDPISNKPVTENYSEVPVTTDNSELVESTTWFMKVNHSEAPIGPVSYKPIEGVTVVHTVAPVTTSEALESTAVSMKVDPSEAPIGSLINKSVDVTEHYSEIPMTTDNREPVESITRSMQVDQTEAPLGTISNKPEEDLTEDTNVISMTTDNNEPVESTTRSMKLDASEAPLGTVSNNPGHVTEHYSEVPVTTDNTEILEFTTGYVKVDQTEAPIGPMSNKPEEGITDDANVVPVTTDNSEPVESTTRSMQVDPSKAPLDPISNKPVTENYSEVPVTTDNSELVESTTWFMKVNHSEAPIGPVSYKPIEGVTVDHTVAPVTTSEALESTAVSMKVDPSEAPIGSLINKSVDVTEHYSEIPMTTDNRESVESITRSMQVDQTEAPLGTISNKPEEDLTEDTNVISMTTDNSEPVESTTRSMKVDASEAPLGPVSNKPGHVTEHYSEVPVTTDNTEILEFTTGYVKVDQTEAPIGPMSNKPEEGITDDANVVLVTTDNSEPVESTTRSMQVDPSKAPVDPISIKPVTEHYSEVPVTTDNNEFVESSTWFMKVNRNEAPIDSVTNKPIEGVTVDHTVAPMTTSEALEYTAGFMKVDPSEAPLGSVSNKPVDATEHYSEIPMTTGNSGPVESTTRSMKVDQTEAPLGTNSDKPEENVTKDTNGISMTTDNSEPMESTTRSMKVDASEAPLGSVSNKPVDATEHYSDIPLTTDYSKLVESTTWFMKVDHSEAPVGPFSYKPIEGVTMDHTVALVTTSEALESTTVSMKVEASEAALGSVSNKPVDATEHYRDIPMTTSNRSSDLVDSNTRSMKVDPSDAPLGPESDKPLDVTNHYNEVPVNLDNREPVESTTRSMQVDQTEAPLGPISNKPEEGVTENANVVPVTTDNSKPEESNTRSMQLHPSEAPLGSTSNKPVDATEHYSEVPMTTDNSKIVEYTTWSMIVDPSETPVSPVSNKPVDGAIEDHTEVLVTTDNSETDESTLWSMKVNPSKAPIGPVRNKPVDGVTEESIEVAVTTDTSEPVELTTWSMKVDLSEAPVGPVSNKPVEGFTGDHSVVLVTTDNSTPGESTTWSMKMDQSEAPLVPISNKPVAVTEHYNKVPVTTDNSELVESTTRSMKMDQRESSLGPVSNRPVDGVAKESTKAPVTTDRNEPVESTTWSIKVDQSETPLGPVSNKAVDVMENYSEVPWATDNSELVESTTGSMKVDPSESSVGPISNKPVDGVTNESTKAPVTTERNEPVESTTWSMKVDQSETPLGPVRNKPEITTEHFTDVPVTTENGKPEEYTTWSMKIDPSEAAVGFVSYTPANGITEDHTVVPVTTDNSVPRESTESYKKVDPTKSPVGPSNKPVEGIREDYTAVPVATGNNNKFAVGSMESVTETSNQFSQTTSYPPIQTVTNGYKQGPEDKTVTSKIHILKGTEKYVSVETMTAKYSETPYSNGAVEMETHKNNLTPTVQNRDVVRDSITNDQKTDSTKMSVTETYNQFSTSSNHEHLQSGSDTHEADTGNVSDMVTHSQTPKPEEKRCKILKLIKDAGLDKNKKISVSALMCVIQHVSNFTTTLVKKSKQHKNYGIFQFSDKEVCKDKHVSSKNLCKKACSHFIDSNLKDDIACATLLINKNKSLTTWPVLKKQCKGKKLDKYIKGC; from the coding sequence ATGGGTTCATGGTTGGTGCTCCTTGCCTGTATGGTGTTTATGGCACAAAGTGATGAGCCTCCAGACACAGTAGTAGAGAGCAGTGCCCAAAACACAACAGACCTGCAACATAGTAATACATTACAGATCACCAATACCACAACATCTGCAAACGAGTCTAAAAATGATACCAATGTACAAACAGTTACTGAAATGTATGATGAGGCTGAAAAAACGCCAGTGAGTGTTAGTGAGCCTCCACAAGGTCCTGCCAGTAATAAACTAGCAGAAGACGTCACAAAGAAGTCCACTGATATTCCAGTGACTGCAGATAATAGCAAACCAGTAGAATCCACCACATGGTCTATGAAAGCTGATTCGAGTGAGGTTCCACTAAACTCTTTCAGTAATAAACCTGTAGATGGTGTCACAGAGCATTATACTGCGGTCCCAGTGACTACAGACAATAATGAACCAGTAAAATCCCCCACAGAGTCTATGAATATTGATCAACCTGAGACTCCAATAGGTCCTGCTAGTAATAAACCAGAAGAAGGTGCCACAGAGGATGCCAATGTGGTCGCAGTGACTACAGATAATAGTTCACCAGTAGAATCCAACACAAGGTCTATGAAGGTTAATTCAAGTGAGTCTCCACTAGGTCCTGTAAGTAATAAGCCAGGACATGTCACAGAGCATTATAGTGAGGTCCCAGTGACTACAGATAAAACTGAAATACTAGAATTCACCACAGGATATATGAAAGTTGATCAAACTGAGGCTCCAATAGGTCCTATGAGTAATAAACCAGAAGAAGGTATCACAGACTATGCTAATGTGGTCCCAGTGACTACAGATAATAGTGAACTAGTAGAATCCACCACATGGTTTATGAAAGTTAATCACAGTGAGGCTCCCATAGGTCCTGTCAGTTATAAACCAATAGAAGGTGTCACAGTGGATCACACTGTGGCTCTGGTGACTACTAGTAAAGCATTAGAATCCACCGCAGTGTCTATGAAAGTTGATCCAAGTGAGGCACCAATAGGTTCCTTAAGTGACAAACCAGTAGATGTCACAGAACATTATAGTGAGATCCCAATGACTACAGATAATCGTGAATCAGTAGAATCTATTACAAGGTCTATGCAAGTTGATCAAACTAAGGCTCCACTAGGTACTATCAGTAATAAACCAGAAGAAGATCTCACAGAGGATACTAATGTGATCTTAATGACTACAGATAATAGTGAACCAGTGGAATCCACCACAAGGTCTATGAAAGTTGATCCAAGTGAGGCTCCACTAGGTCCTGTAAGTAATAAGCCAGGACATGTCACACAGCATTATAGTGAGGTCCCAGTGACTACAGATAAAACTGAAATACTAGAATTCACCACAGGATATATGAAAGTTGATCAAACTGAGGCTCCAATAGGTCCTATGAGTAATAAACCAGAAGAAGGTATCACAGACTATGCTAATGTGGTCCCAGTGACTACAGATAATAGTGAACCAGTAGAATCCACTACAAGGTCTATGCAAGTTGATCCCAGTAAGGCTCCACTAGATCCTATCAGTAATAAACCAGTTACAGAGCATTACAGTGAGGTCCCAGTGACAACAGATAATAGTGAACTAGTAGAATCCACCACATGGTTTATGAAAGTTATTCACAGTGAGGCCCCCATAGGTCCTGTCAGTTATAAACCAATAGAAGGTGTCACAGTGGATCACACTGTGGCTCTGGTGACTACTAGTGAAGCATTAGAATCCAACGCAGTGTCTATGAAAGTTGATCCAAGTGAGGCACCAATAGGTTCTTTAAGTGACAAACCAGTAGATGTCACAGAACATTATAGTGAGATCCCAATGACTACAGATAATCGTGAATCAGTAGAATCTATTACAAGGTCTATGCAAGTTGATCAAACTAAGGCTCCACTAGGTACTATCAGTAATAAACCAGAAGAAGATCTCACAGAGGATACTAATGTGATCTCAATGACTACAGATAATAGTGAACCAGTGGAATCCACCACAAGGTCTATGAAAGTTGATCCAAGTGAGGCTCCACTAGGTCCTGTAAGTAATAAGCCAGGACATGTCACAGGGCATTATAGTGAGGTCCCAGTGACTAAAGATAAAACTGAAATACTAGAATTCACCACGGGATATATGAAAGTTGATCAAACTGAGGCTCCAATAGGTCCTATGAGTAATAAACCAGAAGAAGGTATCACAGACTATGCTAATGTGGTCCCAGTGACTACAGATAATAGTGAACCAGTAGAATCCACTACAAGGTCTATGCAAGTTGATCCCAGTAAGGCTCCACTAGATCCTATCAGTAATAAACCAGTAACAGAGAATTACAGTGAGGTCCCAGTGACTACAGATAATAGTGAACTAGTAGAATCCACCACATGGTTTATGAAAGTTAATCACAGTGAGGCTCCCATAGGTCCTGTCAGTTATAAACCCATAGAAGGTGTCACAGTGGATCACACTGTGGCTCCGGTGACTACCAGTGAAGCATTAGAATCCACTGCAGTGTCTATGAAAGTTGATCCAAGTGAGGCACCAATAGGTTCCTTAAGTGACAAACCAGTAGATGTCACAGAACATTATAGTGAGATCCCAATGACTACAGATAATCGTGAATCAGTAGAATCTATTACAAGGTCTATGCAAGTTGATCAAACTAAGGCTCCACTAGGTACTATCAGTAATAAACCAGAAGAAGATCTCACAGAGGATACTAATGTGATCTCAATGACTACAGATAATAGTGAACCAGTGGAATCCACCACAAGGTCTATGAAAGTTGATCCAAGTGAGGCTCCACTAGGTCCTGTAAGTAATAAGCCAGGACATGTCACAGAGCATTATAGTGAGGTCCCAGTGACTACAGATAAAACTGAAATACTAGAATTCACCACAGGATATATGAAAGTTGATCAAACTGAGGCTCCAATAGGTCCTATGAGTAATAAACCAGAAGAAGGTATCACAGACTATGCTAATGTGGTCCCAGTGACTACAGATAATAGTGAACCAGTAGAATCCACTACAAGGTCTATGCAAGTTGATCCCAGTAAGGCTCCACTAGATCCTATCAGTAATAAACCAGTTACAGAGCATTACAGTGAGGTCCCAGTGACAACAGATAATAGTGAACTAGTAGAATCCACCACATGGTTTATGAAAGTTAATCACAGTGAGGCCCCCATAGGTCATGTCAGTTATAAACCCATAGAAGGTGTCACAGTGGATCACACTGTGGCTGCAGTGACTACCAGTGAAGCATTAGAATACACTGCAGTGTCTATGAAAGTTGATCCAAGTGAGGCACCAATAGGTTCTTTAATTAACAAACCAGTAGATGTCACAGAACATTATAGTGAGATCCCAATGACTACAGATAATCGTGAACCAGTAGAATCTATTACAAGGTCTATGCAAGTTGATCAAACTGAGGCTCCACTAGGTACTATCAGTAATAAACCAGAAGAAGATCTCACAGAGGATACTAATGTGATTTCAATGACTACAGATAATAGTAAACCAGTGGAATCCACCACAAGGTCTATGAAAGTTGATGCAAGTGAGGCTCCACTAGGTCCTGTAAGTAATAAGCCAGGACATGTCACAGAGCATTATAGTGAGGTCCCAGTGACTACAGATAATACTGAAATACTAGAATTCACCACAGGATATGTGAAAGTTGATCAAACTGAGGCTCCAATAGGTCCTATGAGTAATAAACCAGAAGAAGGTATCACAGACGATGCTAATGTGGTCCCAGTGACTACAGATAATAGTGAACCAGTAGAATCCACTACAAGGTCTATGCAAGTTGATCCCAGTAAGGCTCCACTAGATCCTATTAGTAATAAACCAGTAACAGAGCATTACAGTGAGGTCCCAGTGACTACAGATAATAATGAATTTGTAGAATCCTCTACATGGTTTATGAAAGTTAATCGCAATGAAGCTCCCATAGATTCTGTCACTAATAAACCCATAGAAGGTGTCACAGTGGATCACACTGTGGCTCCAATGACTACTAGTGAAGCATTAGAATCCACTGCAGTGTCTATGAAAGTTGATCCAAGTGAGGCACCAATAGGTTCTTTAATTAACAAACCAATAGATGTCACAGAACATTATAGTGAGATCCCAATGACTACAGATAATCGTGAACCAGTAGAATCTATTACAAGGTCTATGCAAGTTGATCAAACTGAGGCTCCACTAGGTACTATCAGTAATAAACTAGAAGAAGATCTCACAGAGGATACTAATGTGATTTCAATGACTACAGATAATAGTGAACCAGTGGAATCCACCACAAGGTCTATGAAAGTTGATGCAAGTGAGGCTCCACTAGGTCCTGTAAGTAATAAGCCAGGACATGTCACAGAGCATTATAGTGAGGTCCCAGTGACTACAGATAATACTGAAATACTAGAATTCACCACAGGATATATGAAAGTTGATCAAACTGAGGCTCCAATAGGTCCTATGAGTAATAAACCAGAAGAAGGAATCACAGACTATGCTAATGTGGTCCCAGTGACTACAGATAATAGTGAACCAGTAGAATCCACTACAAGGTCTATGCAAGTTGATCCCAGTAGGGCTCCACTAGATCCTATCAGTAATAAACCAGTAACAGAGAATTACAGTGAGGTCCCAGTGACTACAGATAATAGTGAACTAGTAGAATCCACCACATGGTTTATGAAAGTTAATCACAGTGAGGCTCCCATAGGTCCTGTCAGTTATAAACCCATAGAAGGTGTCACAGTGGTTCACACTGTGGCTCCGGTGACTACTAGTGAAGCATTAGAATCCACTGCAGTGTCTATGAAAGTTGATCCAAGTGAGGCACCAATAGGTTCTTTAATTAACAAATCAGTAGATGTCACAGAACATTATAGTGAGATCCCAATGACTACAGATAATCGTGAACCAGTAGAATCTATTACAAGGTCTATGCAAGTTGATCAAACTGAGGCTCCACTAGGTACTATCAGTAATAAACCAGAAGAAGATCTCACAGAGGATACTAATGTGATTTCAATGACTACAGATAATAATGAACCAGTGGAATCCACCACAAGGTCTATGAAACTTGATGCAAGTGAGGCTCCACTAGGAACTGTAAGTAATAACCCAGGACATGTCACAGAGCATTATAGTGAGGTCCCAGTGACTACAGATAATACTGAAATACTAGAATTCACCACAGGATATGTGAAAGTTGATCAAACTGAGGCTCCAATAGGTCCTATGAGTAATAAACCAGAAGAAGGTATCACAGACGATGCTAATGTGGTCCCAGTGACTACAGATAATAGTGAACCAGTAGAATCCACTACAAGGTCTATGCAAGTTGATCCCAGTAAGGCTCCACTAGATCCTATCAGTAATAAACCAGTAACAGAGAATTACAGTGAGGTCCCAGTGACTACAGATAATAGTGAACTAGTAGAATCCACCACATGGTTTATGAAAGTTAATCACAGTGAGGCTCCCATAGGTCCTGTCAGTTATAAACCCATAGAAGGTGTCACAGTGGATCACACTGTGGCTCCAGTGACTACTAGTGAAGCATTAGAATCCACTGCAGTGTCTATGAAAGTTGATCCAAGTGAGGCACCAATAGGTTCTTTAATTAACAAATCAGTAGATGTCACAGAACATTATAGTGAGATCCCAATGACTACAGATAATCGTGAATCAGTAGAATCTATTACAAGGTCTATGCAAGTTGATCAAACTGAGGCTCCACTAGGTACTATCAGTAATAAACCAGAAGAAGATCTCACAGAGGATACTAATGTGATTTCAATGACTACAGATAATAGTGAACCAGTGGAATCCACCACAAGGTCTATGAAAGTTGATGCAAGTGAGGCTCCACTAGGTCCTGTAAGTAATAAGCCAGGACATGTCACAGAGCATTATAGTGAGGTCCCAGTGACTACAGATAATACTGAAATACTAGAATTCACCACAGGATATGTGAAAGTTGATCAAACTGAGGCTCCAATAGGTCCTATGAGTAATAAACCAGAAGAAGGTATCACAGACGATGCTAATGTGGTCCTAGTGACTACAGATAATAGTGAACCAGTAGAATCCACTACAAGGTCTATGCAAGTTGATCCCAGTAAGGCTCCAGTAGATCCTATTAGTATTAAACCAGTAACAGAGCATTACAGTGAGGTCCCAGTGACTACAGATAATAATGAATTTGTAGAATCCTCTACATGGTTTATGAAAGTTAATCGCAATGAAGCTCCCATAGATTCTGTCACTAATAAACCCATAGAAGGTGTCACAGTGGATCACACTGTGGCTCCAATGACTACTAGTGAAGCATTAGAATACACTGCAGGGTTTATGAAAGTTGATCCAAGTGAGGCTCCACTAGGTTCTGTAAGTAATAAACCAGTAGATGCCACAGAGCATTACAGTGAGATCCCAATGACTACAGGTAATAGTGGACCAGTAGAATCTACTACAAGGTCAATGAAAGTTGATCAAACTGAGGCTCCACTAGGTACTAACAGTGATAAACCAGAAGAAAATGTCACAAAGGATACCAATGGGATCTCAATGACTACAGATAATAGTGAACCAATGGAATCTACCACAAGGTCTATGAAAGTTGATGCAAGTGAGGCTCCACTAGGTTCTGTAAGTAATAAACCAGTAGATGCTACAGAACAttacagtgacatcccactgaCTACAGATTATAGTAAACTAGTAGAATCCACCACATGGTTTATGAAAGTTGATCACAGCGAGGCTCCCGTAGGCCCTTTCAGTTATAAACCCATAGAAGGCGTTACAATGGATCACACTGTGGCCCTAGTGACTACTAGTGAAGCTTTAGAATCCACCACAGTGTCTATGAAAGTTGAGGCAAGTGAGGCTGCACTAGGTTCTGTAAGTAATAAACCAGTAGATGCCACAGAGCATTACCGTGACATCCCAATGACTACAAGTAATAGATCTAGTGATCTAGTAGATTCCAACACAAGGTCTATGAAAGTTGATCCAAGTGATGCTCCACTAGGTCCTGAAAGTGATAAACCACTAGATGTCACAAACCATTACAATGAGGTCCCAGTGAATCTAGATAATCGTGAGCCAGTAGAATCTACCACAAGGTCTATGCAAGTTGATCAAACTGAAGCTCCACTAGGTCCTATCAGTAATAAACCAGAAGAAGGTGTCACAGAGAATGCCAATGTGGTCCCAGTTACTACAGATAACAGTAAACCAGAAGAATCCAACACAAGGTCTATGCAACTTCATCCAAGTGAGGCTCCACTAGGTTCTACAAGTAATAAACCAGTTGATGCCACAGAGCATTACAGTGAGGTCCCAATGACTACAGATAATAGTAAAATAGTAGAATACACCACATGGTCCATGATAGTTGATCCAAGTGAGACTCCAGTAAGTCCTGTCAGCAATAAACCAGTAGATGGTGCCATAGAAGATCACACTGAAGTCCTAGTGACTACAGATAATAGTGAAACAGATGAATCTACCTTATGGTCTATGAAGGTGAATCCAAGTAAAGCTCCCATAGGACCCGTCAGAAATAAGCCTGTAGATGGTGTCACAGAGGAGTCAATTGAGGTTGCAGTGACTACAGATACTAGTGAACCAGTAGAATTAACCACATGGTCCATGAAAGTTGATCTTAGTGAGGCTCCAGTAGGTCCTGTAAGTAATAAACCTGTAGAAGGTTTCACAGGAGATCATTCTGTGGTCCTAGTGACTACAGATAATAGTACACCAGGTGAATCCACCACATGGTCAATGAAAATGGATCAAAGTGAGGCACCACTAGTTCCTATAAGTAATAAACCAGTGGCTGTCACAGAGCATTACAATAAGGTCCCAGTGACTACAGATAATAGTGAACTAGTAGAATCCACCACAAGGTCTATGAAAATGGATCAAAGAGAGTCTTCACTAGGTCCTGTCAGTAATAGACCTGTAGATGGTGTCGCAAAAGAGTCCACTAAGGCTCCAGTGACTACAGATCGTAATGAACCAGTGGAATCCACCACATGGTCAATAAAAGTTGATCAAAGTGAGACTCCTTTAGGTCCTGTAAGTAATAAAGCAGTAGATGTTATGGAAAATTATAGTGAGGTCCCATGGGCTACAGATAATAGTGAACTAGTAGAATCTACCACAGGGTCTATGAAAGTGGATCCAAGTGAGTCTTCAGTAGGACCTATCAGTAATAAACCTGTAGATGGTGTCACAAACGAGTCCACTAAGGCTCCAGTGACTACAGAACGTAATGAACCAGTGGAATCCACCACATGGTCAATGAAAGTTGATCAAAGTGAGACACCACTAGGTCCTGTAAGGAATAAACCAGAAATTACCACAGAGCATTTCACTGATGTCCCAGTGACTACAGAAAATGGAAAACCAGAAGAATACACAACATGGTCTATGAAAATTGATCCCAGTGAGGCTGCAGTAGGTTTTGTCAGTTATACGCCAGCAAATGGTATCACAGAAGATCATACTGTGGTCCCAGTGACTACAGATAACAGTGTACCACGTGAATCCACCGAAAGCTACAAGAAAGTTGATCCAACTAAATCTCCTGTAGGTCCCAGTAATAAACCTGTAGAAGGTATCAGAGAAGATTATACTGCGGTTCCAGTGGCTACAGGTAATAACAATAAGTTTGCTGTTGGGTCCATGGAATCAGTTACAGAGACTTCAAATCAGTTTTCACAGACAACTAGTTATCCACCAATTCAAACTGTCACAAATGGTTACAAACAAGGCCCAGAAGATAAAACTGTTAcaagtaaaatccacattttgaaAGGTACAGAAAAGTATGTATCTGTGGAAACAATGACAGCAAAGTATAGTGAGACACCATATAGTAATGGAGCTGTAGAGATGGAAACACACAAAAATAACCTCACTCCAACAGTTCAAAATAGGGATGTAGTAAGAGACTCGATAACCAATGATCAGAAGACAGATAGTACTAAAATGTCCGTCACAGAGACATATAATCAGTTCTCAACATCCAGTAATCATGAACATCTTCAAAGCGGAAGTGATACTCATGAAGCAGATACAGGCAATGTCTCTGACATGGTCACACACAGCCAAACACCAAAACCGGAAGAGAAACGCTGTAAAATTCTCAAATTAATTAAAGATGCAGGACTGGATAAAAACAAGAAAATCAGCGTTTCTGCAT